Proteins from one Rhinopithecus roxellana isolate Shanxi Qingling chromosome 20, ASM756505v1, whole genome shotgun sequence genomic window:
- the CACNA1H gene encoding voltage-dependent T-type calcium channel subunit alpha-1H isoform X3, whose translation MTEGARAADEVRVPLGAPPPGPAAAVGASPESPGAPGGEAEQGSEPGVSPPESPAAERGAELGADEEQRVPYPALAATVFFCLGQTTRPRSWCLRLVCNPWFEHVSMLVIMLNCVTLGMFRPCEDVECGSERCNILEAFDAFIFTFFAVEMVIKMVALGLFGQKCYLGDTWNRLDFFIVVAGMMEYSLDGHNVSLSAIRTVRVLRPLRAINRVPSMRILVTLLLDTLPMLGNVLLLCFFVFFIFGIVGVQLWAGLLRNRCFLDSAFVRNNNLTFLRPYYQTEEGEENPFICSSRRDNGMQKCSHIPSRRELRVPCTLGWEAYVQPQAEGVGATRNACINWNQYYNVCRSGDSNPHNGAINFDNIGYAWIAIFQVITLEGWVDIMYYVMDAHSFYNFIYFILLIIVGSFFMINLCLVVIATQFSETKQRESQLMREQRARHLSNDSTLASFSEPGSCYEELLKYVGHIFRKVKRRSLRLYARWQSRWHKKVDPSAVQGQGPGHRQRRAGRHTASVHHLVYHHHHHHHHHYHFSHSSPRRPGPEPGACDTRLVRAGASPSPPSPGSRPPDAESVHSIYHADCHIEGPQERAQVAHAAATAAASLKLATGLGTMNYPTILPSGMGSGKGSTSPGPKGKWASGPPGTGGHSPLSLYSPDPYEKIQHVVGEHGLGQAPGHLSGLSVPCPLPSPAAGTLTCELKSCPYCTRALEDPEGELSGSESGDSDGRGIYEFTQDVRHGDRRDPMQPPPAMDTPGPGSPRRRAQQRAAPGEPGRLGHLWATFSGKLRRIVDSKYFSRGIMMAILVNTLSMGVEYHEQPEELTHALEISNIVFTSMFALEMLLKLLACGPLGYIRNPYNIFDGIIVVISVWEIVGQADGGLSVLRTFRLLRVLKLVRFLPALRRQLVVLVKTMDNVATFCTLLMLFIFIFSILGMHLFGCKFSLKTDTGDTVPDRKNFDSLLWAIVTVFQILTQEDWNVVLYNGMASTSSWAALYFVALMTFGNYVLFNLLVAILVEGFQAEGDANRSDTDEDKTSVHFEEDFHKLRELQTTELKMCSLAVTPNGHLEGRGSLSPPLIMCTAATPMPTPKSSPYLDADPSLPDSRRGSSSSGDPPLGDQKPPASLRSSPCAPWGPNGAWSSRRSSWSSLGRAPSLKRRSQCGERESLLSGEGKGSTDDEAEDGRATPGPRATPLRRAESLDPRPLRPAPLPPTKCRDCNGQMVALPSEFFLRVDSHREDAAELDDDLEDSCCFRLHKVLEPYKPQWCRSREAWALYLFSPQNRFRVACQKIIMHKMFDHVVLVFIFLNCVTIALERPDIDPGSTERVFLSVSNYIFTAIFVAEMMVKVVALGLLSGEHAYLQSSWNLLDGLLVLVSLVDIVVAMASAGGAKILGVLRVLRLLRTLRPLRVISRAPGLKLVVETLISSLRPIGNIVLICCAFFIIFGILGVQLFKGKFYYCEGGDTRNISTKAQCRAAHYRWVRRKYNFDNLGQALMSLFVLSSKDGWVNIMYDGLDAVGVDQQPVQNHNPWMLLYFISFLLIVSFFVLNMFVGVVVENFHKCRQHQEAEEARRREEKRLRRLERRRRSKALPVAVAEAQRRPYYADYSPTRRSIHSLCTSHYLDLFITFIICVNVITMSMEHYNQPKSLDEALKYCNYVFTIVFVFEAALKLVAFGFRRFFKDRWNQLDLAIVLLSLMGITLEEIEMSAALPINPTIIRIMRVLRIARVLKLLKMATGMRALLDTVVQALPQVGNLGLLFMLLFFIYAALGVELFGRLECSEDNPCEGLSRHATFSNFGMAFLTLFRVSTGDNWNGIMKDTLRECTREDKHCLSYLPALSPVYFVTFVLVAQFVLVNVVVAVLMKHLEESNKEAREGAELDAEIELALAQGPRGARRVDADRPPSPQESPDARDTPNLLVARKVSVSRMLSLPNDSYMFRPVVPASAPHPRPLQEVEMETYGASTPLDSIASAHSPPAESCASLQIPLAVSSPARSSETLHALSPRGAARSPSLSRLLCRQEAVRADSLEGQIDGPRDTLDPAETGEKTLVRPVSQGGSLQSPPRSPRPASIRTRKHTFGQRCVSSRTAAPGGEEAEASDPADEEVSHITSSACPWQPVAEPQGPEASPVAGGERDLRRLYSVDAQGFLDKPGRVDEQWRPSAELGSGEPGEAKAWGPEAEPSLGARRKKKMSPPCISVEPPAEDEGSARPPAAEGGSTTLRRRTPSCEATPHRDSLEPTEGSGTGGDPAAKGERWGQASCRAEHLTVPSFAFEPLDLGGPSGDPFLDGGHSVIPEPRASSSGATVPLEPPETEPPVPVSDPPEKRRGLYLTVPQCPLEKPGSPSATPAPGDGTDDPV comes from the exons GCCTTTGACGCCTTCATTTTCACCTTTTTCGCGGTGGAGATGGTCATCAAGATGGTGGCTTTGGGGCTGTTCGGGCAGAAATGTTACCTGGGTGACACGTGGAACAGGCTGGATTTCTTCATCGTCGTGGCGGG CATGATGGAGTACTCGTTGGATGGACACAACGTGAGCCTCTCGGCTATCAGGACCGTGCGGGTGCTGCGGCCTCTCCGTGCTATCAATCGCGTGCCGA GCATGCGAATCCTGGTCACTCTGCTGCTGGACACGCTGCCCATGCTCGGGAACGTCCTTCTGCTCTGCTTCTTCGTCTTCTTCATTTTCGGCATCGTTGGCGTCCAGCTCTGGGCTGGCCTCCTGCGGAACCGCTGCTTCCTGGACAGTGCCTTTGTCAG GAACAACAACCTGACCTTCCTGCGGCCGTACTACCAGACGGAGGAGGGCGAGGAGAACCCGTTCATCTGCTCCTCGCGCCGAGACAACGGCATGCAGAAGTGCTCGCACATCCCCAGCCGCCGCGAGCTACGTGTGCCCTGCACACTGGGCTGGGAGGCCTACGTGCAGCCACAGGCCGAGGGGGTGGGCGCCACGCGCAATGCCTGCATCAACTGGAACCAGTATTACAACGTGTGCCGCTCGGGTGACTCCAACCCCCACAACGGTGCCATCAACTTCGACAACATTGGCTACGCCTGGATCGCCATCTTCCAG GTGATCACGCTGGAAGGCTGGGTGGACATCATGTACTACGTCATGGACGCCCACTCGTTCTACAATTTCATCTATTTCATCCTGCTCATCATC GTGGGCTCCTTCTTCATGATCAACCTGTGCCTGGTGGTGATTGCCACGCAGTTCTCAGAGACAAAGCAGCGGGAGAGCCAGCTGATGCGGGAGCAGCGGGCGCGCCACCTATCCAACGACAGCACACTGGCCAGCTTCTCTGAGCCTGGCAGCTGCTACGAAGAGCTGCTGAAGTATGTGGGCCACATATTCCGCAAGGTCAAGCGGCGCAGCTTGCGCCTCTATGCCCGCTGGCAGAGCCGCTGGCACAAGAAGGTGGACCCTAGCGCTGTGCAAGGCCAGGGTCCCGGGCACCGCCAGCGCCGGGCGGGCAGGCACACAGCCTCAGTGCACCACCTGgtctaccaccatcaccaccaccaccaccaccactaccatttCAGCCACAGCAGCCCCCGCAGGCCCGGCCCTGAGCCAGGCGCCTGCGACACCAGGCTGGTGCGGGCCGGTGCGTCTCCCTCACCACCCTCCCCAGGCAGCAGACCACCCGACGCAGAGTCTGTGCACAGCATCTACCATGCCGACTGCCACATAGAGGGGCCGCAGGAGAGGGCCCAGGTGGCACATGCCGCCGCCACCGCTGCCGCCAGCCTCAAACTGGCCACGGGGCTGGGCACCATGAACTACCCCACCATCCTGCCCTCAGGGATGGGCAGCGGCAAAGGCAGCACCAGCCCCGGACCCAAAGGGAAGTGGGCCAGTGGGCCACCAGGCACTGGGGGGCACAGCCCCTTGAGCTTGTATAGCCCCGATCCCTACGAGAAGATCCAGCATGTGGTCGGGGAGCATG GACTGGGCCAGGCCCCTGGCCATCTGTCAGGCCTCAGCGTGCCCTGCCCCCTGCCCAGCCCCGCAGCAGGCACACTGACCTGTGAGCTGAAGAGCTGCCCGTACTGCACCCGTGCCCTGGAGGACCCAGAGGGGGAGCTCAGTGGCTCAGAGAGTGGAGACTCAGATGGTCGTGGCATCTACGAATTCACACAGGACGTCCGGCACGGTGACCGCCGGGATCCCATGCAACCACCCCCTGCGATGGACACACCAGGCCCAGGCAGCCCCCGGCGGCGGGCACAGCAGAGGGCAGCCCCGGGCGAGCCAGGCAGGCTGGGCCACCTCTGGGCTACCTTCAGCGGCAAGCTGCGCCGCATCGTGGACAGCAAGTACTTCAGCCGTGGTATCATGATGGCCATCCTCGTCAACACGCTGAGCATGGGCGTGGAGTACCATGAGCAG CCCGAGGAACTGACTCACGCCCTGGAGATCAGCAACATTGTGTTCACCAGCATGTTCGCCTTGGAAATGTTGCTGAAACTGCTGGCCTGTGGCCCTCTGGGTTACATCCGGAACCCGTACAACATCTTTGACGGCATCATCGTGGTCATCAG CGTCTGGGAGATCGTGGGGCAGGCGGACGGCGGTTTGTCTGTGCTGCGCACCTTCCGGCTGCTTCGTGTGCTGAAGCTGGTGCGCTTCCTGCCAGCGCTGCGGCGCCAGCTTGTGGTACTGGTGAAGACCATGGACAACGTGGCCACCTTCTGCACGCTGCTCATGCTCTTCATTTTTATCTTCAG CATCCTGGGCATGCACCTCTTCGGCTGCAAGTTTAGCCTGAAGACAGACACCGGAGACACCGTGCCCGACAGAAAGAACTTCGACTCCCTGCTGTGGGCCATCGTCACCGTGTTCCAG ATCCTGACCCAGGAGGACTGGAACGTGGTCCTGTACAACGGCatggcctccacctcctcctgggCCGCCCTCTACTTCGTGGCCCTCATGACCTTCGGCAACTACGTGCTTTTCAACCTGCTGGTCGCCATCCTTGTGGAGGGCTTTCAGGCGGAG GGTGACGCCAACAGATCCGACACGGACGAGGACAAGACGTCGGTCCACTTCGAGGAGGACTTCCACAAGCTCAGAGAGCTCCAGACCACAG AGCTGAAGATGTGCTCCCTGGCCGTGACCCCCAACGGGCACCTGGAGGGACGAGGCAGCCTGTCCCCTCCCCTCATCATGTGCACAGCGGCCACACCCATGCCTACTCCCAAGAGCTCGCCATACCTGGACGCAGACCCCAGCCTCCCAGACTCTCGGCGTGGCAGCAGCAGCTCCGGAGACCCGCCCCTGGGAGACCAGAAGCCTCCG GCCAGCCTCCGAAGTTCTCCCTGCGCCCCCTGGGGCCCCAATGGTGCCTGGAGCAGCCGGCGTTCCAGCTGGAGCAGCCTGGGCCGTGCCCCCAGCCTCAAGCGCCGCAGCCAGTGCGGGGAACGTGAGTCCTTGCTGTCCGGCGAGGGCAAGGGCAGTACTGACGACGAAGCCGAGGACGGCAGGGCCACACCCGGGCCCCGTGCCACCCCACTGCGGCGGGCCGAGTCTCTGGACCCACGGCCGCTCCGGCCGGCCCCCCTCCCACCTACCAAGTGTCGCGACTGCAACGGGCAGATGGTGGCCCTGCCCAGCGAGTTCTTCCTACGCGTCGACAGCCACCGGGAGGATGCGGCCGAGCTTGACGACGACTTGGAGGAT AGCTGCTGCTTCCGCCTGCACAAAGTTCTGGAGCCCTACAAGCCCCAGTGGTGCCGGAGCCGGGAGGCCTGGGCCCTCTACCTCTTTTCCCCACAGAACCG GTTCCGCGTCGCCTGCCAGAAGATCATCATGCACAAGATGTTTGATCACGTGGTCCTCGTCTTCATCTTCCTCAACTGTGTCACCATTGCCCTGGAGAGGCCTGACATTGACCCCGGCAGCACC GAGCGGGTCTTCCTCAGCGTCTCCAATTACATCTTCACGGCCATCTTCGTGGCGGAGATGATGGTGAAG GTGGTGGCTCTGGGGCTGCTCTCGGGCGAGCACGCCTacctccagagcagctggaacCTGCTGGATGGGCTGCTGGTGCTGGTGTCCCTGGTCGACATCGTCGTGGCCATGGCCTCGGCTGGTGGCGCCAAGATCCTGGGCGTTCTGCGCGTGCTGCGTCTGCTGCGGACCTTGCGGCCTCTGAG GGTCATCAGCCGGGCCCCGGGCCTCAAGCTGGTGGTGGAGACGCTGATTTCGTCACTCAGGCCCATCGGGAACATCGTCCTCATCTGCTGCGCCTTCTTCATCATTTTTGGCATCTTGGGTGTGCAG CTCTTCAAAGGGAAGTTCTACTACTGCGAGGGTGGCGACACCAGGAACATTTCCACCAAGGCGCAGTGCCGGGCCGCCCACTACCGCTGGGTGAGGCGCAAGTACAACTTCGACAACCTGGGCCAG GCCCTGATGTCGCTGTTCGTGCTGTCGTCCAAGGATGGCTGGGTGAATATCATGTATGACGGGCTGGACGCCGTCGGTGTGGACCAGCAG CCCGTGCAGAACCACAACCCCTGGATGCTGCTGTACTTCATCTCCTTCCTGCTCATCGTCAGCTTCTTCGTGCTCAACATGTTCGTGGGCGTTGTGGTCGAGAACTTCCACAAATGCCGGCagcaccaggaggcagaggaggcgcGGCGGCGTGAGGAGAAGCGGCTGCGGCGCCTGGAGAGGAGGCGCAGGAGTAAGGCGCTCCCGGTGGCGGTGGCGG AGGCCCAGCGCCGGCCCTACTATGCCGACTACTCGCCCACCCGCCGCTCCATTCACTCGCTGTGCACCAGCCACTATCTCGACCTTTTCATCACCTTCATTATCTGCGTCAACGTCATCACCATGTCCATGGAGCACTATAACCAACCGAAG TCTCTGGACGAGGCCCTCAAGTACTGCAACTACGTGTTCACCATCGTGTTTGTCTTCGAGGCTGCACTGAAGCTGGTGGCATTTGGGTTCCGTCGGTTCTTCAAGGACAG GTGGAACCAGCTGGACCTGGCCATCGTGCTGCTGTCACTCATGGGCATCACGCTGGAGGAGATAGAGATGAGCGCCGCGCTGCCCATCAACCCCACCATCATCCGCATCATGCGTGTCCTCCGCATCGCCCGGG TGCTGAAGCTGCTGAAGATGGCCACGGGCATGCGCGCCCTGCTGGACACCGTCGTGCAAGCCCTGCCCCAG GTGGGCAACCTGGGCCTTCTTTTCATGCTCCTGTTTTTTATCTATGCTGCGCTGGGAGTggagctgttcgggaggctgg AGTGCAGCGAAGACAACCCGTGCGAGGGCCTGAGCAGGCATGCCACCTTCAGCAACTTCGGCATGGCCTTCCTCACGCTGTTCCGCGTGTCCACGGGGGACAACTGGAACGGGATCATGAAG GACACGCTGCGCGAGTGCACCCGTGAGGACAAGCACTGCTTGAGCTACCTGCCAGCCCTGTCGCCCGTCTACTTCGTGACCTTCGTGCTGGTGGCGCAGTTCGTGCTGGTGAACGTGGTGGTGGCCGTGCTCATGAAGCACCTGGAGGAAAGCAACAAGGAGGCGCGCGAGGGCGCGGAGCTGGACGCCGAGATCGAGCTGGCGCTGGCGCAGGGCCCCAGGGGTGCACGCCGGGTGGATGCAGACAGGCCTCCCTCACCCCAGGAGAGTCCGGATGCCAGGGACACCCCAAACCTCCTGGTCGCACGCAAGGTGTCCGTGTCCAGGATGCTCTCGCTGCCCAACGACAGCTACATGTTCCGGCCCGTGGTGCCCGCCTCGGCGCCCCACCCCCGCCCGCTGCAGGAGGTGGAGATGGAGACCTATGGGGCCAGCACCCCCTTGG ACTCCATTGCCTCTGCACACTCGCCGCCCGCGGAGTCTTGTGCCTCCCTCCAGATCCCATTGGCTGTGTCGTCCCCAGCCAGGAGCAGCGAGACCCTCCATGCCCTGTCCCCTCGGGGTGCAGCCCGCTCCCCCAGCCTCAGCCGGCTGCTCTGCAGACAG GAGGCTGTACGCGCCGATTCCTTGGAAGGGCAGATTGACGGCCCTAGGGACACCCTGGACCCTGCGGAGACTGGCGAGAAAACCCTGGTGAGGCCGGTGTCCCAGGGGGGCTCCCTGCAGTCTCCCCCACGCTCCCCACGGCCCGCCAGCATCCGCACCCGGAAGCACACCTTCGGACAGCGCTGTGTCTCCAGCCGGACGGCAGCCCCGGGTGGAGAGGAGGCCGAGGCCTCGGACCCAGCCGACGAGGAGGTCAGCCACATCACCAGCTCCGCCTGCCCCTGGCAGCCCGTGGCCGAGCCCCAGGGCCCCGAAGCCTCTCCAGTGGCCGGCGGCGAGCGGGACCTGCGCAGGCTCTACAGCGTGGACGCTCAGGGCTTCCTGGACAAGCCGGGCCGGGTGGACGAGCAGTGGCGGCCCTCGGCGGAGCTGGGCAGCGGGGagcctggggaggccaaggcctggGGCCCCGAGGCCGAGCCCTCTCTGGGTGCGCGCAGAAAGAAGAAGATGAGCCCCCCCTGCATCTCGGTGGAACCCCCTGCGGAGGATGAGGGCTCCGCGCGGCCCCCCGCAGCGGAGGGCGGCAGCACCACCCTGAGGCGCAGAACCCCATCCTGTGAGGCCACCCCTCACCGGGACTCCCTGGAGCCCACAGAGGGCTCAGGCACCGGAGGGGACCCTGCAGCCAAGGGGGAGCGCTGGGGCCAGGCCTCCTGCCGGGCCGAGCACCTGACCGTCCCCAGCTTTGCCTTCGAGCCGCTGGACCTCGGCGGCCCCAGTGGAGACCCTTTCTTGGACGGTGGCCACAGCGTGATCCCAGAACCCAGAGCTTCCTCTTCAGGGGCCACAGTGCCCTTGGAACCCCCGGAAACAGAGCCTCCCGTGCCCGTCAGTGACCCCCCAGAGAAGAGGCGGGGGCTGTACCTCACAGTCCCCCAGTGTCCTCTGGAGAAACCAGGGTCCCCCTCAGCCACCCCTGCCCCAGGGGATGGTACAGATGACCCCGTGTAG